The genomic DNA CCTCCATAGGTTATATGCACTAATTTAGATGTGGTGtacatataatttaattaatgcaTCAAGAGTGCTACGATCCTAATTCTATAAAATTATAGAACTAACTAGAGCATTAAATAAGGTTAGGAACATGCCTTCGATTTTTCCCTTCTTTGTCTTCCCGTGGAGCTCTAGGACCAGTGAAGAATGATGAGAAGAATGGAgcttcttatggccggccaaaAATCCCCTAAAACTTTTGAAAGTAGGGTTTTAAAGAGGAGAAAGATTAGGACTTTGTGTAAATTCtatcaattaatttatttgttatactaagtctttataaaaattcatatccatatatatatatatatatatatatatatatatatatatatatatttatcttatataatccatatattatttctatttattatCTAACTTTATCTCTATCCTATTTTTCTGATCAATTAAGTTATTTGTTATACTAAGTCTTTATAAAGAttcatatccatatatgtatttATCTTATATAATTCACATATTATTCCTACTTATTATCTAACGTTATCTCTAtcctattttcttttataatttatattatatataatatcttATCTATTTTTATTCATTTCATATATTATTGTATTATAATCTCCTAGTTATTATCTACACGTTATTTTGAtcgtatatttttattattattattcttgtaATAGTCAATATAACATTTATACTATAGGTTATAAATAGTAAGGATATGTTTGATACGCGtgttttccatttttattttctaaaaaatacacgttttctaaaaaatggtagttggtttgcgtttttcgttcttattttctaaaaaaatagcttGCATTttttagaaaaacagagaatgacaaaaagtcattttctattttctagaaaacacgtgttttccagaaaatgaaaatgaaaacgatGCAAACCAAACGCTCTTTATATatttatatcttactattttattaatataattcaATACTCTAAATTTCCTTAATTAGGTCTATTTATGTAAATAAACTTTTAATTAAATCCAATGAATAATTACAATTAGCaaaataaatatccttaattaaatattttttaaaaaaatatatataattaaattataatttaattcaataaattcccttaattaaataaatccagtttctaattaaattataatttaattcaatagcgctcacttggctaccaggattcataaactctagtacttagcctggaggtctagagttcgaatcctggggaaggcaaaaatccactggccaagagtgggaagacctagtgagtaacggcacggccgaggggtttcggtcgacgacataaggggttaccagttgggccgcctaagggaccgggtcgttacaataaaaaagcgccttttattgtaatgacccagcccctcgacccatttggcggtccatttggcgacaccttatgtcgtcgaccatcgaccgtgccgttactcactaggattatccacccctggccagtggatttttgccttctccaggattcgaactctagacctccagacttaagtactagagtttatgaatcctggtggcgctcacttggctaccaggatttataaactctagtacttaagcctagaggtctagagttcgtcttggggaaggcaaaaatccactggccaggggtggaaagtcctagtgagtaacggcatgacCGAGGGTCGACAGTCGACGATataaggggtcgccaaatggaccgccaaatgTGCCGAGGGGCCGAGTCATTACAACGATGTTATATCCAAATGGTTAAGACCGAGTCGAAAGCCGCTCGGAAGTCCCAACGACTAGAGTTAAATGTAATCTTAGAGGAGCCTTCCGCTCTGGTCTATGTCAAGAAAGAAAAAGTTCAAGTTCATTCTAGCCTGCCGGAGGCTACTATTTTCATAGCCGCCGACCTGATGACAGAAAAGGAGTTGGTTGCCTGTCTTAAGCAAAATTATGATGTGTTCGCATGGGCGACGCACGAGCTCCCGAGCATTTTACCAAACATAGCGCAGCACGTGCTACACATTTGACCGGATGTCAGGCCAGTTAAACAAATGAAAAGAGACTTCAGCTCAAAGCAAAATCAAATAATCCAAACGGAGGTAGAAAAACtattggaggtcggccacatacgcgaaGTACAATTCttgagctggctagctaatgtagtGCTAGTTTTCAAGCTAGACAATAAATGAcgggtctgcattgacttccgagATCTGAATAAGGATTGCCCGAAGGATTATTACCCGTTGTCATGCATTGATCAAATGGTGAATTCCACGACAATTTGCAAAATTTAGTTTACAAATGGTTTATATggcaaaatcaattttcaaaatgttgaaaatcatttgaacaattttttttaaaatgacttcAAAAATTATACTAAAATCTTTTCAATAACCtgcaagtattttttttttttttacattgcaCTAATTATTACTTGCTTATCTATTTGCAATATACTATACCCatctttattattttttgatgaatgataaagggGGAGGGAATGATAAAGGGGGAGGGTAACGGTTAAGTAAGAAAACGATAAACTATATCTTCAACTTAAAAATCTTAACCCTGAAATaatcaagagaaaaaaatagCAATTAATTGATCTTTCTTAAGTTTTTTTCTCTTGAataaattgttatttttttatatcttttcTTAACTCTAACCCagattgtcattacatcaaaaagacgAAAATTGTTAATACAATTTGggtctaactcatgttttgaagaatgacaagtgagttaagttagatgtTATAGTATTCTAACCTTGTTGTCGAGTGTTTGAGGTAGACTAACTTGACGGATCAAGAGTGTTGAAAATCGATGGTCGACTAgaaaggggagttgaatagcttGCACCCCAAGTCATTATTCTTTCTACAAGGTTAGTTACGCAAGCAAAATTGAACTAAAACAATACAAGCAAATAAGAATACAAACTCTAACACGattgatgtaacgtggttcggagattacttgctcctactccacggcttatcCTTGAAGTGGACGAACCCTCAATctttcggtggattagtccccggtaatctccggctagagctttctctttctcggtggagcaaacctctcacaatgctctattcctctttacaagatgaaacttaggtttGGAGTGGAAGAGTAGACTTAGAAGTTTGGAGACAAGAACTAGGAGTATGCAATAAGATCAGTAATCTCCTTCAATGCcccaagcttcctataaatagAGAGAAAGAGTTGATCTCAAGATAACTCATTTCTTGTGCACCGGTCGATTGAcatttttatcagtcgactggtgctaccgttggatgtagccaacggctacttcacAGAATGTCAACAGTCACTTACTAGTTGACTGGTAAAACTACAAGTCGACTGGTCAGTTGACTGCAACTTCcattagtcgactggtcctgattatacactcacactcatcctttccgAAGTTGCCATTTGAAATCCTCTTGCtcggccttcatccctcagataCAATTGAGCTCACGGCTCTTCTTCATGCATCCTTCGCATTgtcttgaagtccacttcccttggctccactcgattgctcctcgtccggcgatccctcggatgccttccacatcatccttcaccgtctcaacgatccgagccctaggatgagcttctcAAGCTTAGTCGCACCAAACTCCTCATGTGCAAaaaggacctgacactaggcagaaagtccagtcaggatgttcgattcccgagtAGTGAAGTCCATATGTGTGATTTCGGTAGGAGATCGGGATTTGTGATTCCCAAGTGGCAAAGTCCAGATGTACGATTTCGGTAGGAAAACATGGTGGGTCAGATTGACGTCAAGGAATAACTTGACACACGGTAAGTAAAGATAAATCACTAGAGAAAAGTGACTAAGTGATGACACCTCCTGGTTGAGGGGACAATAGACGTCAgttcaatttaggtccatttcgaaaatctaaattgagactctAACTAGATTATGATATGGAAGAtagggtctaagtcataaattaatctcaTCATTATTGTGCCAATGTATTTTGCATGTTAGATATTATCGGgttggactaacctaacttgCAAGGCAAAAGGCACGAAAAGGCctcaggtgaacagtacccgacgtgccttcaagcattggaaggcgcaTTCATATTGTTCATGAAAGGCGCATTTGGtgttatggaaggtgccttccgaaGGATAAAATTCAGATTTCGTTGCAGATAAGAAGTAACAAGTTTAAGATCAAACTTTacaggttggaggcaccttcaagactttggaagacaccttccacatCCTTTATAAGGATGTCTTGACCAAGCTTCAAGATACACCTTCTCTACGAGCTTCTGAGGCGTCCGATTGGTTTTCCGACTGCTTCGGCTTCCTGCAGCTGCCTTGCTACAACTCTACTACGCCCGCTTGTCATTGAGAAGCCGCCCAAACACCGAGCTCGAGTTGACCGATTACAAACAGTGTTTGACAACAAAGTTAATTACTGTACTTAATTTCTGCAATCGGGAAGTGTACTGTGTTACACTTCTCCGATTCTTTTTATACTCAATTCTCTCTAAAAAGGGTACttagtggattacccgtcgatagATCCGTGAGACCTGAATCTTAAAGTAAGAGTTATTGAAAgctccaaaccaaataaaatTGAACATGTGCTCTTTTGcttattttttcattttctcttattAGTTTTCCGTTGCGcactttattttcaaaatagaaaaaaataagtttttaaaaatcacatgattcattcTTCCCTTATCATGTGCTACTTAATCCAACATATAATTGTGGTAGAGTTCTTCTATTTTATTGTCACAAGTATGATAGAAcagattaaataattataaagaaTTAAATAAATTCAATCTTGATTCAAAATCAAGTGTTCAAAACTGCCGATTAAATGATTCCAAAaatatcatcaattaattttgacttaaagATGttccaaaaaaatatatatatatttataaatttaaaaaatatatgaatatAATAAAGACTTACACATATTTttacacttatttaagttgttttAAGATAGctgtttacattttttttaactcAAGCTTACTCAAATTTAGCTTGAGTTTAGTTAGTTATGATATTTTAAAGGTCTTATTTCAAGGttatttatttgattgtttatttttttttatatttttaatttttttattagttaataaatttgatattaaaaatgtatttatttgtttagaaaatttatttatttataaatttgataaaaagtttatttataaatttgagAAAAAGTTTATTAAAGAATACAATTGGTCATTATTCTCAACGgctcatattttttatttatgaatattaataaatttaatatatatttatgtatatgtttaattttatttaataagttGTTTAAGTATATTGAACACTAAATTTTTTCATGAAAATCGTTGCTATATTGTCCTAGTCCTTCAAATAAACATTAACTCGATCAAATTTGGCGACTGGCTCGATTGTGTTTAACTCGGTCTAGCAGATTGGGCCCGGCCCAGCAGATTTTAGCGGCTTAATTATGAATTCCCAATCTATATCCCATCCGTCCGTATTTTATCTACATATAATCCCAACTGTTGATCGGCCTTTATTTCTCTCCGGTACTCTTTTCTTCTACCTCGAGCAGATCGAGCGTTGATTTCAACGATGGCCTCGGTCGTCTCCGTAGCCACCTCCGCCGCCGCCTCCACCGCCTCGGCGAGCCCTAATCTTCGCCTCTTCCTCCTCCGTCACGCATCTGCAACTCCGTCCCTTGTCCGTTTCCCTTCAAATGGTCCGGCCCACGGTTCCCTCCGCGTCGGGCTTCCACCTCTGCGAAGAGCACCGGCTTCTCTTCGTCCACGCGCCGTCATCGCTCCTCCGCCTTCCTCGTCCCTCCTCTCTGACTCTACCCGGACTCTTTCCTCTCTCTTCGCCTTTGCCTTCTCCGTCTCCGAAGTCATCCTCTCCTTCATCCGCCGCCTCGCCCAGCGGGCCGCTGCTCAGGCTGTTCCCTCCCTGGAGGAGCAAGCACAACTTCGATCTCTCCAGGGGAACCTGGCCTGGGCTGTGGGCCCCCTCTTCTTCGCTGCTCGTCGAGTGGCGCGGCCGTCGGGATACCTCAACACCCCGCTCACGGTGGTGGCCGCAGGGATGGCGAAGTGGCTTGACATCTACAGCGGGGTGTTGATGGTTAGGGTGCTGCTGAGTTGGTTCCCCAACATTCCTTGGGATCGCCAGCCCCTTTCTGCAATTAGGGATCTATGCGATCCTTACCTCAATCTCTTCAGGAACATCATCCCTCCAGTCTTTGATACCCTCGATGTCAGCCCCCTTCTGGCTTTTGCTGTCTTGGGAACTCTTGGATCGATACTCAACAGCAGCCGGATGATGAAGTACTAAAAAGTAGGTGCATTTCTCTCTGattcttttttcatttttaactATACTTGTCAAGAATATGCAATCATTTGCAACGATTTTGTGATGAACGAAGATAAGCACTGCAAGTTTAATCTTGGTAATGCTTGTATAATTTTCATGAAAGATACCATTTTCTATTTGCTAATGTTCTGTTCTTGGATCTTTTTATTTCGTGCCATGTGAATTGGCATCATTGGTCATTTAATCATGTTTGGTAGTTGATACAATTGAAATTCATGAAATTGATTTCTGATGAGAAGATAGGCAATGGCTTCTTTAAGAATGCCAATTTTTCATGTTTAAGTGTAATGGGCATGGAGCCTTTTTTTTCCGTCAGTGGTAGATCAACTTGCAATTGCTCTTAGGCTAGTCGTTCATGAGCAAAAACATTTTGATTCTTGGAATAAGAGTAATAAACTGTCCTTGAACGATAACAATTTTAGTTATTTGATGAACCATCATTTATCTTTCAGTACTTCATGGTTTAGCTTAATTGCAATTCCTTATATTGGTTATGATGCATGTTCTAATCGATTCTAGTTCTTTATTACATTATAAAGGATACtctgattttttatttatttttctaaatggaaacATTGGCAATCTCATTACTCACTAAATATAGCGGTTGATTTTCTCAATATTATAGCACTGAGTAATCCTTCACTTTCCTTCAAGGAATGTTAAAAGTATTTATGGAACTTGGAAAAAATAATATCAATTCATTTACCCCTCCAAAAAAAACTTTTGCCAAGTAACAAAAATAGCAGAGATAAACACTGATAATTTTAGGTAATCTGACCTTTTTTGGGGATTTAGCCAACATGATGCATCATCACATCATTTGTAGGCATTTCATTCATGTAAGGTTATTGCGATAACACAACTTTCCCATTAAGAATTGAATAATTTTATTGTTTGGATTTAGGAATAGAGAGAAAATGTGGGTCGGGTGTAGATAATTCATTTCTATCCAAACCTGCAAATGCTTTGCACAAGGCTAGATATTTTCACACGAGGCATGCAATGGCTACAGTTTGACTGGTTGTTCATCTGATGGAACTGCAAATTTTCAAAGTACACAGATCAAATTGTTTTAAGTAATTTATCCTTTTTTTGTTGTTTATATATTCTTATCACTCACTCCTTTGAAATAAAGTTATACCCTTAATGCAATATTAAGATtgaaatctctctctctcttcttatttatttatttttcttcttttgaaaTATCTACCCATTTTGGTCTGAATTGCTCTTGCGTAGCACACTCTAATAGCGAACCGTGATAGTTGTTGAACTAGTAAGAACACCTTATGCATTTAGAAATTGGCACAAgtcacctttttttttttctcattatccATGATCAACCTACTATCTACATGCCAACACACCTCAAACTGACTGTTCAAGGCTCGATCATAAACACTCAGTAACACTCGGGGGATTTCACAAGGTGAAATGGTAACAAACCTCAAGTCATTATCACTTGTGGGGGTGCTCCTCCATCCATAGTTCCAGGCCATTTCTTTTCATGGCAATGT from Zingiber officinale cultivar Zhangliang chromosome 4A, Zo_v1.1, whole genome shotgun sequence includes the following:
- the LOC121970620 gene encoding ylmG homolog protein 1-2, chloroplastic-like, with amino-acid sequence MASVVSVATSAAASTASASPNLRLFLLRHASATPSLVRFPSNGPAHGSLRVGLPPLRRAPASLRPRAVIAPPPSSSLLSDSTRTLSSLFAFAFSVSEVILSFIRRLAQRAAAQAVPSLEEQAQLRSLQGNLAWAVGPLFFAARRVARPSGYLNTPLTVVAAGMAKWLDIYSGVLMVRVLLSWFPNIPWDRQPLSAIRDLCDPYLNLFRNIIPPVFDTLDVSPLLAFAVLGTLGSILNSSRMMKY